A part of Bacteroidia bacterium genomic DNA contains:
- a CDS encoding GxxExxY protein: MENILFKQESFEIIGKCMEVHNYLGSGFLEIVYKDALEYEFRKAGIPFEREKQYCINYKGIVLHHKFFADFVVFDKIILEVKAVSYIADVFTAQAINYLKASANTLALIVNFGEQKLNYRRIIRGHE; encoded by the coding sequence ATGGAAAATATCCTTTTCAAACAGGAGAGTTTTGAAATTATTGGTAAGTGTATGGAAGTACACAATTACCTCGGCTCTGGTTTTCTGGAAATAGTCTACAAAGACGCATTGGAATATGAATTCCGAAAAGCAGGAATTCCCTTTGAACGGGAAAAACAGTATTGTATCAATTACAAAGGAATTGTTCTTCACCATAAATTTTTTGCGGACTTTGTCGTTTTCGACAAAATCATCCTCGAAGTTAAAGCGGTCTCTTACATCGCAGATGTATTTACAGCGCAGGCAATAAACTACCTGAAAGCTTCAGCAAATACATTGGCACTAATTGTAAACTTCGGCGAACAAAAACTGAATTATAGGCGGATAATAAGAGGCCACGAATAA